A window from Gossypium raimondii isolate GPD5lz chromosome 7, ASM2569854v1, whole genome shotgun sequence encodes these proteins:
- the LOC105795300 gene encoding LRR receptor-like serine/threonine-protein kinase RPK2 yields MPPAPKFQKHRLSLITLLFSVLASLLVSKAVSLAAVLSDKDALLQLKSAVVEDPLGFTSSWNPNDKDPCLWHGVSCDPLEGRVITLNLSSNLNSTCSVLQLSASKTAAVKGDQVRGNFTLLYPCLHVGVDGNISFVGLRGRLSPAIGHLTKLRVLSLGFNEFFGELPLEMGKLNLLEVLDLGFNAFHGPIPAALKKCTSLRVINLSGNQLNGTIPAIFGPITSFQVVDFSFNKLSGEIPNELGENCGSLMHLHLASNGLSGSIPSNLGNCGELKSLILSSNILQNDIPSSLGKLENLEALDLSRNFLSGLVPPTLGDCKQLKLLVLKNKNGPLFSRKGSSFIFHQEEYGEGDYNFFEGELPESIVKLYGIHVLWLPNVNLEGIFPQTWGSCSNLKMLNVAQNFLTGQIPASFGNCKNLFFLDLSSNNLSGSLPAAIPVPCMVVFNISQNSLSGNISRFSHGECSNGSLNLSMSYMDLVGLYSSFFYRNALINVGSGPSPFSLSEFVVLHDFSRNQFTGSVPPFIISLYTLSAKLNYGFWLNGNNFEGNLSVYSFDPCLRLDGLIFDASNNKIVGELPLNMGHTCKCLKILSLASNEFVGSIPTSFTDMVSLLKLNLSENRLRGPIPLYIGEMKEIRYLSLSNNNFSGTMPWDLVQLSSLEVLELSSNSLSGEILPDLAELKHLSVLRLDHNKLTGRIPFGFSNMTALSVFNVSFNNLTGSIPLNSISLNCESVKENPNLQPCRTDQSSSELERHHFGNISQGGRSPRENIQTNRSEFNQIEIASITSASVIFPVLIALIFFLVCMKKFACNAVSDHVSGRKEVVTCNSISIQLTYENVVRATGCFNLQNCIGSGGFGATYKAEIVPGVVVAVKRLSLGRFQGVQQFAAEIKTLGRVQHPNLVTLIGYHVSEAEMFLIYNYLPGGNLENFIQERSRRTVEWRMLHKIALDIACALMYLHDECVPRVLHRDIKPSNILLDKHFNAYLSDFGLARLLGTSETHATTDVAGTFGYVAPEYAMTCRVSDKADVYSYGVVVLELLSDKKALDPSFSSFGNGFNIVTWASMLLAQGRGCEFFMARLWDTGPQHDLIEVLHLAVMCTGESLSSRPSMRQVAQRLKAIQPPTS; encoded by the coding sequence ATGCCACCCGCACCTAAGTTTCAAAAACATCGTCTTTCACTTATTACACTGCTCTTCTCTGTTCTTGCTAGCCTATTGGTGAGCAAGGCAGTTAGCTTGGCAGCTGTTTTAAGTGATAAAGATGCTTTACTGCAACTCAAATCTGCTGTAGTTGAAGACCCACTAGGGTTCACTTCTAGTTGGAACCCAAATGATAAAGACCCTTGCCTTTGGCATGGTGTTTCTTGTGACCCACTTGAAGGTCGAGTCATCACCCTTAATCTTTCCTCTAACCTCAATTCTACATGTTCTGTACTTCAACTCTCTGCATCAAAAACAGCAGCAGTGAAAGGTGATCAAGTTAGAGGTAATTTTACTTTGCTATATCCTTGTTTGCATGTTGGTGTTGATGGCAATATTTCATTTGTTGGATTGAGGGGTAGGTTATCTCCTGCTATTGGCCACCTTACAAAGCTTAGAGTTTTGTCACTTGGGTTCAATGAATTCTTTGGTGAGCTGCCTTTAGAAATGGGAAAGCTTAATCTTTTGGAAGTTCTTGATTTAGGTTTTAATGCTTTTCATGGTCCTATACCAGCCGCCTTAAAGAAGTGCACTTCATTGAGGGTTATTAATTTATCTGGGAATCAATTGAATGGAACCATTCCTGCAATTTTTGGGCCGATTACAAGTTTTCAAGTTGTTGACTTTTCTTTCAATAAATTGAGTGGTGAAATTCCAAATGAGTTAGGCGAAAATTGTGGGAGTCTAATGCATCTCCATCTTGCAAGTAATGGGCTTTCAGGTTCAATTCCGTCCAACTTGGGTAACTGTGGTGAGCTCAAGTCTTTGATACTGTCTTCTAATATATTGCAAAATGATATTCCTTCAAGTCTTGGTAAACTCGAGAATCTTGAAGCGTTGGACTTGTCCAGGAATTTCTTGAGTGGACTTGTACCGCCGACTTTGGGGGATTGTAAGCAGTTGAAATTGCTTGTGTTGAAGAACAAGAATGGTCCTCTGTTTTCAAGAAAAGGCTCCAGCTTTATATTTCATCAAGAGGAGTACGGGGAGGGAGATTACAATTTTTTTGAGGGTGAACTACCTGAGAGTATTGTTAAACTTTACGGTATCCATGTCCTTTGGCTGCCAAATGTGAATTTGGAAGGCATTTTTCCGCAGACTTGGGGGTCATGTTCTAACTTGAAAATGTTGAATGTAGCACAAAATTTCTTGACTGGACAAATACCTGCGTCCTTTGGTAATTGTAAGAACTTGTTTTTCCTTGATTTGAGCTCCAATAACTTGTCTGGTTCGCTTCCAGCTGCAATTCCTGTTCCATGCATGGTTGTATTCAATATCAGCCAAAATTCCTTGTCTGGGAACATTTCAAGATTTTCTCATGGTGAGTGCTCTAATGGTTCCCTGAATTTGTCAATGTCATATATGGACCTGGTTGGATTGtactcttctttcttttatagGAATGCTCTCATAAATGTTGGTTCTGGTCCTTCCCCATTTTCGTTGAGTGAATTTGTTGTATTGCATGATTTCAGCAGGAATCAGTTCACTGGCTCAGTTCCTccctttattatttctttatatacTTTGTCTGCTAAGCTGAATTATGGTTTCTGGTTGAATGGGAACAATTTTGAAGGTAATCTTTCTGTATATTCTTTTGATCCTTGTCTAAGGTTGGATGGTTTGATCTTTGATGCTAGCAACAACAAAATCGTAGGTGAACTTCCTTTAAACATGGGTCACACTTGCAAAtgcttgaaaattttgagtttagcGAGCAATGAATTTGTTGGCTCAATTCCTACATCATTCACTGACATGGTTTCTCTGCTTAAGCTTAACCTCAGTGAAAACAGATTGCGAGGTCCTATTCCGTTATATATTGGAGAGATGAAGGAGATAAGGTACCTCTCGCTTTCTAATAATAACTTTTCAGGCACGATGCCTTGGGATTTAGTTCAACTGTCATCGTTAGAAGTTTTAGAGCTTTCTTCAAATTCTCTCTCAGGAGAGATACTACCTGATTTGGCTGAGCTCAAGCACCTTAGTGTTCTGCGGTTAGATCATAACAAGCTCACTGGGCGGATACCATTTGGCTTTAGTAACATGACTGCACTTTCAGTGTTCAATGTTTCTTTCAACAATTTGACTGGATCTATCCCTCTGAATTCGATTTCATTAAATTGTGAAAGTGTGAAAGAAAATCCTAACCTTCAGCCATGTCGCACTGATCAATCATCCTCTGAATTGGAGCGACATCACTTTGGAAATATTTCACAAGGAGGCCGTTCTCCCAGGGAAAACATACAAACAAATCGTAGTGAGTTCAATCAAATAGAAATTGCCTCCATCACGTCGGCTTCGGTAATTTTTCCTGTCCTCATAGCATTGATTTTCTTCCTTGTATGCATGAAGAAATTCGCATGCAATGCTGTATCGGATCATGTATCGGGGAGAAAAGAGGTGGTAACTTGCAATAGTATCAGCATACAGCTGACATATGAAAATGTTGTTAGGGCCACTGGTTGTTTCAATCTCCAAAACTGCATTGGTAGTGGAGGTTTCGGAGCTACATACAAGGCTGAAATAGTTCCAGGAGTTGTGGTTGCGGTGAAGCGGCTGTCATTGGGTAGGTTTCAAGGTGTTCAACAGTTTGCTGCTGAGATCAAGACTCTAGGACGGGTGCAGCATCCGAATCTTGTAACTCTTATAGGTTACCATGTTAGTGAGGCTGAAATGTTCCTGATCTACAACTACTTGCCTGGTGGCAATTTGGAAAATTTCATTCAGGAGCGCTCAAGGAGGACTGTGGAATGGAGGATGCTACACAAGATTGCTCTGGATATAGCATGTGCCCTTATGTACTTGCACGACGAGTGTGTCCCTCGAGTATTGCACCGTGACATCAAGCCAAGCAACATTCTTTTGGATAAACACTTCAATGCATACCTATCTGATTTCGGCCTTGCTAGGCTTCTTGGCACATCTGAGACTCATGCAACTACTGATGTTGCAGGAACTTTCGGATACGTTGCCCCCGAATATGCCATGACGTGCCGTGTCTCTGATAAGGCCGATGTGTATAGTTATGGTGTTGTTGTTTTGGAGTTATTATCGGACAAGAAAGCCTTGGATCCATCTTTCTCTTCCTTTGGAAATGGTTTCAACATTGTGACATGGGCGAGCATGCTTCTAGCTCAAGGACGAGGATGTGAATTTTTCATGGCCAGGCTATGGGATACAGGGCCTCAACATGATCTAATCGAGGTGCTTCATTTGGCCGTAATGTGTACAGGTGAATCTCTTTCATCCAGGCCTTCAATGAGGCAAGTTGCCCAAAGGTTGAAAGCCATTCAACCTCCCACATCTTAA
- the LOC105795272 gene encoding putative expansin-A17 isoform X1: protein MESSYQFTTAILLVGLYFSTRFNIAETAPVWFPAHATFYGGVDASGTMGGACGYGNLFTDGYGTSSAAVSTVLFNGGKSCGGCYRIVCDAKNAPQWCVKGKSITITATNFCPPNYALPSDTGGWCNPPRPHFDMSQPAFETIAKYKAGIVPILYRKVTCRRSGGIRFTINGRNYFQLVLISNVGGAGEINKVWVKGSRSNKWEAMSRNWGAKWQSLSYLSGQSLSFKIQAGNGRTKAALNVVPSGWQFGQSFKSNVQF, encoded by the exons atgGAGAGTTCCTATCAATTCACTACTGCGATACTCCTTGTGGGTTTATATTTTTCCACTAGATTTAACATAGCAGAAACTGCACCAGTTTGGTTCCCAGCCCATGCAACATTCTATGGTGGGGTTGATGCTTCTGGTACAATGG GAGGAGCTTGTGGTTATGGCAATCTCTTTACAGATGGTTATGGAACAAGCTCAGCTGCAGTTAGCACAGTTTTGTTTAATGGTGGAAAGTCATGTGGAGGCTGCTATCGAATAGTTTGTGATGCCAAAAATGCACCCCAATGGTGTGTCAAGGGTAAATCTATTACCATCACCGCCACCAACTTCTGTCCTCCCAACTATGCACTCCCAAGTGACACTGGTGGTTGGTGTAATCCTCCCCGACCACACTTCGACATGTCTCAACCTGCGTTTGAGACCATAGCCAAATACAAAGCTGGAATTGTACCAATCCTCTACAGGAA GGTTACATGCAGGAGAAGTGGGGGCATTAGATTCACCATCAACGGAAGGAACTATTTTCAGCTAGTTCTGATATCAAACGTTGGGGGTGCTGGAGAGATTAACAAGGTATGGGTAAAGGGATCCAGAAGCAATAAATGGGAAGCAATGTCGAGAAATTGGGGTGCCAAATGGCAGAGCTTAAGCTATCTAAGCGGCCAGAGCTTATCCTTCAAGATCCAAGCCGGCAACGGAAGGACTAAAGCCGCTCTTAATGTGGTACCTTCCGGTTGGCAATTTGGTCAGTCCTTCAAAAGCAACGTGCAGTTTTAg
- the LOC105795272 gene encoding putative expansin-A17 isoform X2 — MGGACGYGNLFTDGYGTSSAAVSTVLFNGGKSCGGCYRIVCDAKNAPQWCVKGKSITITATNFCPPNYALPSDTGGWCNPPRPHFDMSQPAFETIAKYKAGIVPILYRKVTCRRSGGIRFTINGRNYFQLVLISNVGGAGEINKVWVKGSRSNKWEAMSRNWGAKWQSLSYLSGQSLSFKIQAGNGRTKAALNVVPSGWQFGQSFKSNVQF; from the exons ATGG GAGGAGCTTGTGGTTATGGCAATCTCTTTACAGATGGTTATGGAACAAGCTCAGCTGCAGTTAGCACAGTTTTGTTTAATGGTGGAAAGTCATGTGGAGGCTGCTATCGAATAGTTTGTGATGCCAAAAATGCACCCCAATGGTGTGTCAAGGGTAAATCTATTACCATCACCGCCACCAACTTCTGTCCTCCCAACTATGCACTCCCAAGTGACACTGGTGGTTGGTGTAATCCTCCCCGACCACACTTCGACATGTCTCAACCTGCGTTTGAGACCATAGCCAAATACAAAGCTGGAATTGTACCAATCCTCTACAGGAA GGTTACATGCAGGAGAAGTGGGGGCATTAGATTCACCATCAACGGAAGGAACTATTTTCAGCTAGTTCTGATATCAAACGTTGGGGGTGCTGGAGAGATTAACAAGGTATGGGTAAAGGGATCCAGAAGCAATAAATGGGAAGCAATGTCGAGAAATTGGGGTGCCAAATGGCAGAGCTTAAGCTATCTAAGCGGCCAGAGCTTATCCTTCAAGATCCAAGCCGGCAACGGAAGGACTAAAGCCGCTCTTAATGTGGTACCTTCCGGTTGGCAATTTGGTCAGTCCTTCAAAAGCAACGTGCAGTTTTAg
- the LOC105795261 gene encoding uncharacterized protein LOC105795261 has translation MRASPISPSLTAVSTVVFPPFPATTRFLLHPPPSYKATASLFLSIPCPRFLFSKSRPCPFCSNSDATTNEEDDFYFDVDDDGIVSSDDETQPLSEDGVFIEIKKLGGNSRRIRSKIGIEANLDTVWNILTNYEKLADVIPGLAVSEVVEKKHKFARLYQIGQQSLPLGLKFNAKGVIDCYERDLEILPSGKKREIQFKMVEGDFTMFEGTWLIEQFNKRKYEGEEASLGEEFQTTLWYLVDLKPKIWLPVRLVENRLSIEIKTNLLSIREEAERLISALNSA, from the exons ATGCGCGCCTCTCCAATTTCACCCTCGCTAACTGCTGTTTCCACCGTCGTATTCCCGCCTTTCCCCGCCACCACCCGCTTCCTTCTCCACCCACCACCCTCCTATAAAGCCACCGCCTCTCTTTTCCTCTCAATTCCCTGTCCCAGGTTTCTTTTCTCCAAATCCAGGCCCTGCCCCTTTTGCTCTAACTCCGATGCTACCACAAACGAGGaggatgatttttattttgacgTTGACGATGATGGGATTGTTTCTTCAGATGATGAGACACAACCATTGTCTGAAGACGGTGTCTTTATTGAGATAAAAAAGCTTGGAGGGAATTCTCGTAGAATTCGGTCCAAAATTGGGATTGAAGCCAACCTCGATACTGTTTGGAACATCTTGACCAACTATGAGAAGTTGGCTGATGTTATTCCGGGTCTTGCTGTCAGCGAAGTTGTCGAAAAGAAACACAAATTTGCTCGACTTTATCAG ATTGGACAGCAAAGCTTGCCATTGGGTTTGAAATTTAATGCTAAAGGAGTTATAGATTGTTATGAGAGAGATCTTGAGATTTTGCCTTCTGGGAAAAAGCGTGAGATTCAATTCAAGATGGTTGAAGGTGACTTCACCATGTTTGAAGGAACATGGTTGATCGAACAG tttaataaaagaaaatatgaaggcGAAGAAGCATCTCTTGGTGAAGAATTTCAGACGACCCTCTGGTATTTAGTTGATCTTAAGCCGAAGATATGGTTGCCTGTTCGCCTCGTTGAGAACAGGCTTTCTATCGAGATAAAGACAAACCTTTTGTCTATTCGTGAAGAAGCAGAGAGACTGATAAGTGCTTTGAACTCTGCATAA